Below is a window of Arabidopsis thaliana chromosome 2, partial sequence DNA.
GTTTTAGTGGAGTTTGGTTCGAACTCTTATGAAGTTTTTATGCATACGATTTGTTGAAAAAGACTCACATCTTCTCTTTAAAACaaagtctctcttctctctttattgcTTTTCCTCTTAAACCAGCTTAATCTTCAATCTTTGTGGTTTTTGATCTGTGTTTGAATTGAAGCTCTTGTTCCTCAGAAGGGTATTCTTGTCTTTTGACTTTCGTTTCCCAGGAGCCTTctcattaaaataaattaatacacAATCATGTAATAGAAGATGCTGATTGTGAAGattcttgtatttgtttattatcatATCATTAGCTATTTTGTAGCATTTATTGTTCACACCGACGAATTAAAGGAAGTTGGAAAATGACTTGTAAAACTTTTGTCTGGTAGGGTTTTGTTCTCCAGCAAACAAATATCGATAAGCTTTTCTGTGATGATTTTCAAGATTCTCGAAACTCTTTTGATggcttcttcctttttgttttaaaatccgtGTCCTTATTTATAACAAATCTACCAACTTGTTCATCACTCATTCAACTACTCCCTTCATTACTTTTTTCTATTACAGAACTAAAGTATCAATTATTTGCCAGTGTGTCTCATCATTCATCAAGGCATATTTGATCCTTTTTGgctttggttttttgtttctacaaatcgctaaagtttttgtttttgttttcttcttttgtgcaATTCAGTGCTACGGAGTGCAAGGATTGTATTTGTGTGTGATCATGGTGGAGGAGAAAACGGGAAACGTGACTCTACTTGATCAAACAGTTGAAGATTTGTTATTACAGGCACAAGAGCTTGTACCGATCGCTTTGTCCAAAGCAAGAACAGTGAAAGGTTTCTCAAGCAGATGGAGAGTGATCATTTCAAGATTAGAGAAGATACCGACATGTTTATCGGATTTGTCTAGCCATCCTTGCTTCTCTAAGCACACTCTATGCAAAGAGCAACTTCAAGCAGTCTTAGAAACTTTGAAAGAAACCATCGAGCTCGCGAATGTTTGCGTAAGTGAGAAGCAAGAGGGGAAATTGAAGATGCAGAGTGATCTAGATTCTCTATCTGCGAAGATTGATCTTAGCTTGAAAGATTGTGGATTGCTAATGAAAACAGGTGTTCTTGGAGAAGTTACGAAACCTTTATCTTCTTCGACTCAAGACTTGGAAACGTTCAGCGTTAGAGAATTGCTTGCTCGGCTTCAGATAGGTCACTTGGAGTCTAAACGCAAAGCGCTTGAGCAGCTCGTCGAGGTAatgaaagaagacgaaaaggCGGTTATAACCGCTCTAGGCCGTACCAACGTCGCGTCTTTGGTGCAGCTTTTGACGGCTACCTCGCCTAGCGTAAGGGAAAACGCGGTGACTGTGATCTGCTCTCTAGCGGAATCAGGCGGATGCGAAAACTGGCTTATCTCTGAGAACGCATTGCCTTCATTGATAAGGCTACTAGAATCAGGAAGTATTGTTGCTAAGGAGAAAGCGGTTATTTCGTTGCAGAGAATGTCTATTTCATCAGAGACATCGCGTTCAATTGTTGGTCACGGCGGGGTTGGTCCGTTGATCGAGATTTGCAAAACAGGGGACTCTGTTTCTCAATCCGCTTCTGCTTGTACTTTGAAGAACATTTCCGCTGTGCCTGAAGTAAGACAGAATCTAGCGGAAGAAGGAATCGTGAAAGTGATGATTAACATACTTAACTGCGGAATCCTATTGGGATCTAAAGAATACGCAGCGGAATGTCTTCAGAATCTCACTTCAAGCAACGAAACTCTTCGAAGATCGGTTATATCAGAGAACGGAATACAAACTCTGCTCGCTTACTTAGACGGTCCTCTTCCTCAAGAATCAGGAGTTGCAGCAATTAGGAATCTTGTTGGCTCTGTTTCTGTAGAGACTTACTTCAAGATAATCCCAAGTTTAGTCCATGTTCTTAAATCAGGTTCAATCGGAGCTCAGCAAGCGGCTGCGTCAACTATTTGCAGGATTGCTACCTCAAATGAGACAAAGAGAATGATCGGTGAATCAGGTTGTATCCCGTTGTTGATAAGAATGTTGGAGGCGAAAGCGAGTGGAGCTAGAGAGGTTGCTGCTCAAGCTATAGCGAGTCTGGTTACGGTTCCAAGGAATTGCAGAGAAGTGAAGAGAGATGAGAAAAGTGTGACGAGTCTTGTGATGTTGCTTGAGCCGAGTCCGGGTAACTCGGCAAAGAAGTATGCGGTTTCGGGTTTGGCGGCTTTGTGTTCGAGCAGGAAGTGTAAGAAGCTGATGGTCTCACATGGAGCTGTTGGTTATTTGAAGAAGTTGTCGGAGTTGGAGGTTCCTGGTTCGAAGAAGCTTCTTGAAAGGATTGAGAAAGGGaaattaaaaagtttctttagtaggaagtagaagaaaatgaagcaacgtggtatatatataatgtactTGATATGTTTCATAATCTGTATGAAACTTAGCCAATGATATCTTGTTTGGTGACCGTATCCGTATgtataataatgtattttgtaaTGCTTTCAAATGATCGGATGCACTAATCATCCAAAAATAGTTCAAGCGTATCAGACTATCAGTCTTCAGGTGTGGTCATACAAAACCATCAAGAAAATTAGAAGGTAAATGCTAGTATTAACTTCAAATATCcgtcaaaattttcaattattttcagtGTTCTCATAATCTAAGCCCTTAAtgttacaacaacaaaacaaccaGAAAGACGTTGTGAAAGAAAAGACCAAACATCAAACCACAGTTTCTGGTTATGAAAACAACAGTCAAGTGGTAGAGATTCTGATGCCACTCAGAACATAGCCTCCAAAAGAACTCATCTGCATGTGAGGGTGAGATCTTGAAGGAAGCACCTGcattttaaatatacatatatcattcAACACACTTCTTGATGATCTAGTGAGATTATtataacacacacacaaaataaaaaaattgagaatatTATCAGACCTGATATTCGCGTAGCCATGGTTCTGTTATTTGCAGATTGATCGCCATTTTACCCTGTTGAAGCTTGTGCATACATGTCGCCAGCGGctgtaataattattatgaGAGTTTGTTTATTACTACCAAATATAATGAAAAGCTTTGAACAAGTTCACTTAGCTATAGGTCTACTGTATCTAGCCTAAAGACCAAATGAAGCAGATTAGAGCTATTCTAACTTGGTTAGAGAGCAGTTAGTAATAGTTTTCTTCTAACGACATACCTGTAAATACTGATGATATATTGCAAAAGGAGCAGAGTAGGACAGTAGTGGCAATACATCCTTAGCTACGATCCATGGGTCTTGGTCTTGCGCAGCCATGATTAGACTGCAAATCAGACAATTATATTTAAGTGATGAGCCAAACCATTTTCATTCACAGGAACACTTATATTACTTACTTACCTCGAAAAACCGTTTTCTTGCCACATctctattgtttcttttgaagCTTTGGCTCCAGCTTTTGCGGCTTTGATAATTTTGCTCTCTGGTACAACAATATCTACTACTCCAGCCTCAGTTGTCACAGATATTTCTTCAACCATAACATCAGATGTAGCTGTTTCCTGCATTTTTCAGTTAAAACCTTCTGTTACAATCACAATATATTTCTCAAATAAAGACTCAAGTGAAACAGTATAGGTTGGCAACTTGCATTAATATTGTTCTCAGCTTTGCAAACTCCTTCTTGTTGATTGTTTCCTTCAGTAGACGCAGTTTTGGCTGACGAGAGCTCGTTTATCGATGACTGCACGATCCTACACATAAGAAAAGGAACACATAAATGTCAATTACAGTTACATCATATAGAACGGCTACAATTAGAGAGGctagagagaaaagaaaaaaagactagGGAGACCAATCGAACATACCTCTTTAAAACCTTGTCACTAAAGTTGAACATCCTTACCATCTCCACAGGATAAGGAGAACTTCCCTTATATGTATTGCAAACATAACCAGTGCCTGTTAAAAggaatatatacatataagaCACACAGATAAATATGCAGTGGTCTTATTAATGTGATGTAGGATTGCAAAA
It encodes the following:
- a CDS encoding ARM repeat superfamily protein (ARM repeat superfamily protein; FUNCTIONS IN: binding; INVOLVED IN: biological_process unknown; EXPRESSED IN: 22 plant structures; EXPRESSED DURING: 13 growth stages; CONTAINS InterPro DOMAIN/s: Armadillo-like helical (InterPro:IPR011989), Armadillo (InterPro:IPR000225), Armadillo-type fold (InterPro:IPR016024); BEST Arabidopsis thaliana protein match is: ARM repeat superfamily protein (TAIR:AT1G01830.1); Has 2921 Blast hits to 1773 proteins in 216 species: Archae - 2; Bacteria - 19; Metazoa - 422; Fungi - 286; Plants - 1867; Viruses - 0; Other Eukaryotes - 325 (source: NCBI BLink).), whose product is MVEEKTGNVTLLDQTVEDLLLQAQELVPIALSKARTVKGFSSRWRVIISRLEKIPTCLSDLSSHPCFSKHTLCKEQLQAVLETLKETIELANVCVSEKQEGKLKMQSDLDSLSAKIDLSLKDCGLLMKTGVLGEVTKPLSSSTQDLETFSVRELLARLQIGHLESKRKALEQLVEVMKEDEKAVITALGRTNVASLVQLLTATSPSVRENAVTVICSLAESGGCENWLISENALPSLIRLLESGSIVAKEKAVISLQRMSISSETSRSIVGHGGVGPLIEICKTGDSVSQSASACTLKNISAVPEVRQNLAEEGIVKVMINILNCGILLGSKEYAAECLQNLTSSNETLRRSVISENGIQTLLAYLDGPLPQESGVAAIRNLVGSVSVETYFKIIPSLVHVLKSGSIGAQQAAASTICRIATSNETKRMIGESGCIPLLIRMLEAKASGAREVAAQAIASLVTVPRNCREVKRDEKSVTSLVMLLEPSPGNSAKKYAVSGLAALCSSRKCKKLMVSHGAVGYLKKLSELEVPGSKKLLERIEKGKLKSFFSRK